A stretch of DNA from Rheinheimera sp. MMS21-TC3:
TAGACAATGGGTGCAATGGCTGTAGGCATTAGTTGTTATTCCACTAAATCTGCATATACTGGCTTATAGCCAAAATAAAGAGGTACCTTATAAGTATGTATGGTTATGTTGCTCGCCAGCCAATTTTTGCAGCAGATAAAACTCTTTATGGCTATGAACTGTTGTTTCGTAATGGTGAGGTAAACAGCTTTCCTAATATTGATGCAGATGAAGCGACCAGTAAGTTATTAATGCAACATCATTTATTGTTGGGTGTTGAAAATATAACTGCCAATAAACTCGCTTTTATCAACTTCTCTGCCGATACCTTGCTGTATCGTTTTCCTGCCTTTATTAATCCAGCCAGTACTGTGATTGAAATATTAGAAACTGTGCCCGCTACACCTGAGTTATTAGCGGTATGCCAATCTTTACATAGTCAAGGTTATAAGCTGGCACTTGATGATCATGATTTTGATCCTAAGTGGGATGAATTTTTACCTTATATCAGTTATATAAAAGTAGATGTCTTACAGTTTAATATACTGCAAATTAGTCGTTATTTACGGCGCATTGCTAAGTATCCTTTACTACTCTTGGCAGAAAAAGTTGAAACAGCTGAGCAATTTGAAAAACTAAAAATGCTAGGCTTTCATTTGTTTCAAGGTTATTTGTTTGCTCGGCCAGAAATGCTTAAACAAAAGCAGCTTAGTTAAAATAAGGCTAATTTATTAGAGTTGATAGCAGAAGCATCAAAAGTAGAATTAGATTTTGATTTGCTAGCTAATATTTGTCAGCGTGATCTTGGCCTATCTTATAAACTATTGCGCTTTGTTAATAACAGTCTTTTTGCTGCTCGCCAGCCAATAAGCTCGTTAAAGTTGGCCATGGTGTCGATGGGCGAGCCTGAGCTGAAAAAGTTTTTAGCTTTGTTAGCATTAGCTAATTTAAGTGATAGCGCACAAGACAATAGGTTGACTACGGCTTTAGTGAGAGCCCGTTTTTGTGACTTATTGGCTATTCAGAAACGCTTATCAAGTAATCCGCCGAGCGCTTTTTTAACTGGATTATTTTCTAATGTACATGAAATCATTGAGCAGCCGCAACAACTGATGCTTGATCAATTACCGCTAGAGCTTGAGATTAAACAAGCACTGCTAATGGGTACCGGTTTGCTGGGGCAAATGCTGCAATTAACCTTAGCTTTTGAGCGTGGCGACTGGGAGCAAACTATAGCTTTAGAGCAACAAATAAAAGGCATTGCAGAGTTAGCTGAAGTCTATCAAGAGGCCGTGCGTTGGGCTGATAGTGTTCTGCTGAATTAGCTATTTATTATTAACCAGGCTCTATTTCACTGCTATCTGCAATAGGTTCAATTATCATAGATAAGCGTTCAGATTCAAAGTCACGATGTGATGTCTCTAGTTGCGGTAAAGTTTTGCTTACTTTTGTCGAGAGCTGACTAAAGCGATCTACCTTGCCATATAAGCCTTGCTGTCCTGCTAAGGCGGTAACAGTACTATTATAATGATTACTAACGGTATTTAAGGTAATACCTAGTTTTTGTAAGCGCTCGGCCACTAAGCAAACTTGATTATAAACTTCGGCTGCCCGTTCACTAATTTCACGTGCCTCAGTGTTACTGCGCTCTATCATCCATAAATTTGAAACGGTGCGTAAAATAGGAATAAGGGTAGTGTGCGACACTAAAACAATATTTTGTTTATAGCCGTATTCAAATAAGTCTTTGTTGTGTTTTAGTGCTTCAATATAAGCGGGCTCAATGGGCATAAACATTAACACAAAGCTAGGGCTGTGCATGCCAATTAAGTTAGTGTAATCCTTGCTAGCTAAATCATCTATGTGCCGACGTACGGCTTTAATATGTTCAGTCATAGCAAGTTGGTAAGCTTCATTAGTTTCTGCTGCAATGGCGCGGTCATAAGCAATTAATGATACTTTGCTATCAATAATAATATGTTTATTATCAGGTAGCTTAATTAAGAAGTCGGTCTGTTTTTGCTTGCCTTCACTATCTTTAAAACCAGTTTGCACCGAAAAGTGAGCGTCTTGTACTAAGCCACTCATTTCTAAGGTGCGTTGTAGTTGGGCCTCCCCCCAAGCTCCGCGTTGTTGTGAGTCGCCTTTTAACGCTGAGGTTAAGTTATTAGCTTCAGTGCTCATACTTATGCCTATATCGAGCATCTTTTTAATTTCAGCATTTAAATTAGCATTACCACGGGTAGCTGAGTCATGGACTTCATTTACTCGTTTTTGAAAAGCGTCAATTTGTTCCCGAAATGGCTTTAACATAATATCAATACTGTGTTTGCTGGTATCGGTAAAAGTTTTGCCCTTTTCTTCAAATATTTTATTGGCTAAATTCTCAAATTCTTTACTTAATACTTGTTTGTTATCGGCTAGTTGTGCTAATTGCTGTTCAAAGTGGCGCTCGCGTTGCTGTAATGAAGTATTGAGTTCGGCATGAAGCTTTGTCAGCTGTAGGTGCTCAGCCTGTAAGTTGGTTAACTTAAGTTGTTGCTGCTCAGATTGGCTTTTAAGTTCAGTGATGTACTCTTTAGCTTGTTGCGTAGCAGTTTCAAACATCTGAGCTTTTTTACCTTCATGACTTAATTGCTGCTGTAATTGAGCGTTACTGTTTAGTGCTAATTGCAACCGCTGCTCAATATCTTGCTGGCTGGTATGAGCGGCAATTAATTGCTGTTCTAATCGACTGAAGCTAATGGCGTTATCTTGTAACTTAGCTTGCAATACGGCTACACGACGCTGATTTAATAAATAAGTTAGTAGGCAACTAAGTGCGGAAGCTACAAAGCATGTCATAGCTAAAATAATAATAAAGTCTGTATTCCACTGAATAGATTGCATATTTAATCCTACAGATTAACGAAAGCTAGCAGAGTACTATCTAGCAGAGCACTATACTGTAATGAGCTAAATCACTTAGCTTGCTGTTGTTTTATACAGTATATATAGTGTGTTAAATTTTACAATATAAGATGGCAGCATCTTTATTATCAGCGCCTATAATAATGCTAGTTAGGTGGGCTTGGCTTCTGGCTTAAAATGGCTACCGACATTTAACGCTTTTAGCTGTAAATTAAGCGGATCTTACCTTGATAACATACAAGCATGTATGTATATTGCAGGGCATTACTATGCCGAGATATATCGACTATTTTTTAATTGTGTTATCGGCAGTTTTCTAAAGGAATTTTTTATGACATTAAAGCTGAAATTACTAGCCACAGCTGCAGTTAGCCTAGTACTACTAGCCTGTAGTGAGCCAGAGCAGGCTCAAGCTCAGCAACCCGTGCCTGAGGTGGAAGTGATTACTTTAGCTACCGCTAGTGTTGGCTTAAAGACTGAGCTACCAGGTAGAACTATAGAGTTTCGTCAGGCTGAAATTCGACCTCAAGTAAGCGGTATTTTACAACAACGCTTATTTCGTGAAGGTCAGCAAGTTGAAGTAGGGCAAGTATTATATCAAATAGATGCCGCTACATACCAAGCCGCACTAGCTAGTGCTAAAGCTAATTTAGCTAGCGCTAAAGCAGGGCAATTAAATGCTAATAATAAGGCCAAGCGGATTAAAGGGTTGCTAGACAGTAAAGTAGTGAGTCAGCAAGACTTTGATGATGCTAATGCTTTAATGATGCAAGCTGATGCCGCGGTAGCTAGTGCAGAAGCAGCATTACAAACTGCGCAAATTAACCTTGATTATACCGAAATTAAAGCGCCAATAAGTGGTCGTATTGGGCGTTCAGCAGTGACAGAAGGTGCTTTATTAACGGCTAATCAAGCTCAAGGTTTAGCGACTATTCGACAGTTGAACCCTATTTATGTGGATTTAACCCAATCAAGCACTGAGCTATTGAAGCTAAAGCGGCAATTAACTGCACAAGATAAACAGCAAGTCAGTGTCGATTTAATATTAGATGATGGTTCTAAGTATGGCCATCAAGGTAGCTTAGAGTTTTCTGAAGTAAATGTTGATCCTAGCACTGGTATGGTGACTTTACGCGCTGTGTTCGATAATAGCGAAGCAGATTTATTGCCAGGTATGTTTGTTCGTGCTGTGTTAAATCATGGTACTAATGATAATGCGATTTTAGTGCCGCAAGCCGCTATTAGTCGCACACCTAAAGGTGATGCTATGGTGATGATAGTAACAGCTAACAATCAAGTTGAATCAAGGCTAGTTCAATTAGGCCAAAGCACTAAGGGTAATTGGGTGGCCGAAGGCGGTGTGCAAGCAGGTGAGCGTGTTATTATTTCAGGCTTACAAAAAGTGCGGCCTGGTGCAACTGTGCGTGCTGTGAGTGCAAGTAACAATTCTACTAACACTGCTACGCAGTAAAGGGAGTAGCAGATGGCCAATTTCTTTATTAATCGCCCCATTTTTGCTTGGGTAATAGCTATTGTTATTATGCTGGCAGGCTTGTTATCGATTAAACAATTACCTATTGAACAATATCCAAGTATAGCCCCGCCAGCCGTTACTATTAGTGCTAGCTACCGTGGTGCCTCGGCGCAAACAGCTGAAGATGCGGTTACTCAAGTTATTGAGCAAGCCATGAACGGCTTAGATAACTTAATGTATATGTCAGCCAATACCGACTCTTTAGGTAATGTATCTATAACCTTAACTTTTGAAACTGGTACCGATGGCGACATAGCTCAGGTTCAAGTGCAAAATAAGTTGCAGCAAGCTTTACCTTTATTACCACAAGAAGTGCAGCAACAAGGGGTGCGAGTCGCTAAATCAAACGGTAGCTTTTTAATGGTAGTAGGCTTTATCTCGCATAATGAGAAAATGAGCCGTGAAGATATTGCTGATTACGTTGTAGCTAATATTAAAGATCCGTTAAGCCGGACCGAAGGCGTGGGTAATGTAGTGGTATTTGGTAGCCAATATGCCATGCGTATTTGGTTAGATGCTAATAAGCTAAACCAATTTAACATGACGCCGTCAGATGTTACCGCAGCTATTCGAGTGCAAAATAACCAAGTAACAGCGGGCCAGCTTGGTGGTGCACCAGCTTTAGAAGGCCAGCAATATAATGCGGCAATATTAGCGCAAACCCGTTTAACCTCAGTGGAAGAGTTTAGTAATATTTTACTACGAGTTAATCAAGATGGCTCTTTAGTACGTTTAGCCGATGTCGCTAGAGTAGAGCTTGGTGGTGAAAATTACTCGGTTAAAGCTAGGTATAATGGCAATATTGCAACAGGTATTGCTATTGAGCTTGCTACAGGGGCCAATGCGCTAGATACTGCTGCTGCAGTAAAACAACGTATCGCAGAATTAAGTCCTTACTTTCCTGAAGGTGTTACTACTGTTATTCCTTACGATACAACACCCTTTGTTGAAATTTCCATTAGCTCAGTAGTACAAACATTAATAGAAGCCATCATTCTAGTATTTTTAGTGATGTATTTATTCTTACAAAACTTTAGAGCAACTTTAATCCCGACTTTAGCGGTGCCAGTTGTTTTACTAGGTACCTTTGGCATTATGGCGGCTTTTGGTTTTACCATTAATACCTTAACCATGTTTGGCATGGTGTTATCTATAGGTTTGTTAGTTGATGATGCGATAGTAGTAGTAGAAAACGTTGAACGGGTAATGACCGAAGAAGGCTTATCAGCGGTAGAAGCAACCCGTAAGTCAATGGGGCAAATTACTGGTGCTTTAATTGGTATAGGTTTAGTGCTGTCGGCTGTGTTTGTACCTATGGCCTTTTTTGGCGGAGCAACAGGTGCTATTTATAAGCAATTCTCTATCACTATTGTTTCGGCAATGGCCTTGTCAGTATTAGTTGCCATTATTTTTACCCCAGCACTTTGCGCCACTATGTTAAAGCAGAATAAAAACGGCCATGTAAAAAAAGGCGGTTTCTTTGGTTGGTTTAACCGTGGTTTTGACAGCACCAACCATAAATATCAGCGCGGTGTGGCCGGTATGCTGAAAAGGCCAGTGCGTTCAATGATGGTATACGGGGCAATTATTATTGTCATGATAGTGATGTTTATGCGCTTACCTTCATCGTTTTTACCGTCAGAAGACCAAGGTATTTTTATTACTATGGTTCAGCTGCCAACAGGCGCTAGCCAAGAGCGTACCGAAGCGGTAATGACTAAGATTGCTAATTATTATAAAGGTGAAGAAGCGGTTGAGTCTGCGTTTACTGTGTCCGGTTTTAGTTTTAGTGGTCAAGGTCAAAACGTTGGTTTAGCCTTTGTTCGCTTAAAAGATTGGGATGAGCGAGATGCAAGTCAAAGTGTTAATGCGGTAATTGGCCGTGCCATGGGTTACTTTAGTACGGTAAAAGAAGCGCAAATTTTTGCCTTTAACTTGCCGCCTATTGCTGCTTTGGGTAATGCCACTGGTTTCACCTTGTTTTTACAAGATCGAGCTGGTTTAGGCCATGAAGCTTTATTAAATGCTCGTAATCAATTATTAGGCATGGCTGCTCAAGAGCCTACTTTGATGGGTGTTAGGCCAAATGGTATGGAAGATGCCGCACAGTTACAGGTAGATATTGATCAATTAAAAGCTCAAGCGTTAGGGGTTTCACCAGCAGATATTAACCAAACTTTATCTATTGGTTGGGGATCTAATTACGTCAATGACTTTGTAGACCGCGGTCGGGTGAAAAAAGTCTTTGTCCAGGCAGATGCTAAATTCCGGATGAAACCTGAAGATATTAATAACTGGTATGTACGCAACAAAGCGGGTGATATGGTTAATTTTGCCTCTTTTGCTAGCAGCCGCTGGGTGTATGGCCCACAAAGGTTAGAACGTTATAACGGTGTATCGGCGATGGAAATTCAAGGTGAACCAGCTCCTGGGATAAGTTCGGGGGATGCTATGCTAAAAATGGAGCAGTTAATTGCTAATTTACCCGATGGTATCGACTTTGAGTGGACTAGCACCTCGTATCAGGAGAAGCAATCAGGCTCACAAGCGCCGGCATTGTATGCCCTGTCTATCTTAGTAGTGTTTTTATGTTTAGCGGCTTTATATGAAAGTTGGTCTATTCCGTTTGCGGTTATTTTAGTGGTGCCACTAGGTATAGTGGGTGCATTAGCGGCAACTTTTATACGCGGTTTAGAAAACGATGTGTATTTCCAAGTTGGTTTGTTAACGACTATGGGCTTAGCATCTAAAAACGCTATCTTAATCGTTGAATTTGCTCGTGAACTGCAGCAACAAGGAAAAGGTATTATTGAGGCTATTTTAGAAGCAGTAAGATTACGTTTACGGCCTATTATTATGACATCAATGGCATTTTCGTTAGGGGTATTACCTTTAGTGATTAGTTCTGGTGCCGGCTCGGCAAGTCGCAATGCTATAGGTACTGGTGTGTTAGGCGGTATGATTACGGCAACAGTATTAGCTATATTTTTAGTGCCAGTGTTCTATTTGGTCATTATGAAAATCTTTGACAAAGAGCATGCAGAGACTAAGTAGCTGTAATTAGAAATAATACTAAGTAATAAGTGTACTAAAAGCCGGCTGGTAATAACTAACTAGCCGGCTTTTTTAATCCTAACAGCATAGTATCTACAAGTGCCGGAGCATCAGAACTAAGATCGCAGTGTAATGGTTTAAGTAAAAAGTGACTAATAATACCACCGATATACATGTGCAAAGATAAAGCAGCTAAGCGCGGGCAAACATCTTCACGTAATAAACCAGCTTGCTCGGCACGGTTAAAAGCTTGTTCTAATACAGCTATTGCTCTGGTATCTAGCTCATCTTGTTTAGTGACAACCGGATTAAGCTCGTCTATATATTCACAACGATGAAATACAATGGTCAAAACGCGATGATGCTGTTCGCTATTGGCGACTAAACGTAAGCAATTGATCATTAGCTGTCTAATTTGCGTGAAAGGATCACTGGTTTCATCTTTATTAATATCAGCTAATAAGTGCTGAAAGGGCAACCGAACACGCTCTAGCATGGCATTAAATAAATCAGCTTTATTTTCAAAGTGCCAATAAATCGCGCCACGAGTCACATTAGCTTGTTGAGCAATTTTCGCTAAGGTAGTTTGGGATACGCCATGTTGATAAAACAAAGATTCTGCCGCATCCAAAATAGCGGCACGAGTGCCTTCTGCATCTGCTTTAGTACGTCTTGCCATTGCTTAGGCCATGCTCCAATCAGACAAAATTTTATTTACATAGCTTAGCATAAATACACCTTGCAGGCACTTATACTAGGGGCTTTGCTTATTGCACAACAAAGTCAAAATAGGTTTCTGTATAAGCTGGTGGTTGATGGGTAAAGTGCCACCATTCCATGCTATAAACTTTAAAACCAGCTTTTGTCATAAGCTCTAATAATAGCTGTCGATTAGCTTCTTGTTTAGCAGAAATACCGCTGGCCCCTACATTAGAAATAGGATCAAATAAATCAAAGGGGCTGCCGGTATCAAGGACTTGCCATTGGCCTGATGGATCTTTTTTAGCTAAGGTTAAATCAACAGTGCTGCCACGGCTATGCCCCGATTTTTGTGCAATATAATCGCCAACTAAAGTGTTTTTAGCTAAATTAGGATAAAACTCAGCTTGAGTTTGAGTATCTGCTAGATCGGCTGCCCAGCGCATAAAGTGATCTACTGCCCGTTGTGGTCGATAACAATCATATAGCCATAAGCTATAACCTTGCCGCATAGCCGCCTGTTGTGCGTTAGCTAAAGCTTGTGCCGCATCAAGGTGTAAATAACATTTATTGGCTTTATAGCCATCGACAACGGTGCCGACAAAATTGTTGGTTGTGAAGTACGCCATATGAACTTGAATGGACGGTGCTAAACTGGTTACATCAACAAAATTAGTAGGAATGGGTGGGCTACCAGCACTTGCACTGCTAGCTAGGGCCGCAGAGAATAGCGCCAGTTTAGTCAGAGTTAAAAATGGCCTCATATCATTAGTACTCCAGCGATTAAAAAGGCTGTTAAGGCCAGTACGCCACAAACTAAAGCATAAGGAAGTTGCGTTTTAACGTGCTCTAATAAATCGCAACCAGAAGCCACTGAGCTGACAGCCGTACTATCGGAAATGGGGGAGCAATGATCGCCAAAAACGCCACCACTTAAAATAGCGGCTAGCACTAAAGATGGCGGTAAGCCAAGCAGCTCCACCATAGGCATACCTATAGGGATTAAAATGGCAAAAGTGCCCCAGCTAGTGCCAGTAGTAACAGATATTAAGCTACCCGCCAGAAATAGTAGCGCGGGAATTAAGACTAAAGGTAAGTTTTCATTCACAATTGAAGCGATAAAGGTGCCAGTGCCTAAGAGTTTTAAGCTGCTACCTAAAGATAAAGACAGCAGTACTATAGTGACTAAAGGTAGGAGTTCACTCATACCTTTAAAACCAATATCAACTAATTGCTGGTGTTTAAAACGACGACTAATTAACATCATGCTATAAGCAACTAAACAGGCAAGGGTAGTAGCGTATAATACGGATTTGGCACCGGAGCCAGCAACTAACTTACCTTCACCTGTCAGTAACATAAAGCCGAGCATAGCGGCAACTAAAGTAAATAATGGCACTAGCATAAAAGAAGGGTGAGAAGCTGGAATATCAATTTCGGTATGTTGCACTTGGCTTTGCATTTTTTGTTCAGCACGGCGCAAGGGGCCATGTACTTTGCCTGTAATAACAGTGTAAAGCACAGCAGTTAATGTAAATAGAGCATAAAAATTTAAAGGAATAGTGCCAATAATCACCGATACAGCGTTATCACCTAAAGAATAATTACTTAATAAGCCTAAAATATAAGCCCCCCAGCCATTAAGCAAAATAATAATGCAAATAGGCGCGCTAGTACTGTCAATAATATAAGCTAATCTAGCCCGGCTCATGTTGAATTTGTCAAATAGGCCTCGAGAACTAATACCTGCAGTGAGTGAGCTTAGGTTTGACTCAATAAAAGTAACAGAGCTAATAAAAAAGGTGAGCAAGCCGGCTTGTCTAGGCGTTTTAGCTATGCCTTTACGCACTAACATTTCTACAGTAGCTGAAACGCCACCAGAATCACGCATATAAGCTAATAGGCCACCGACTAATAATGAAAACATTAATATTCTAGCGTTGTCAGCATTGGCAGTGACGGCGACAATACGCTCTAGGGTATTAATACTGCCATGTACAACAAGCTCTGGTGTAACAGCGGCTCCGCTAAAAATAAAGATTAATAACTCGGAACAACAAAGCGACAGCAACAGTGCCAAAATAACTTCTTTACGCCACAGTACAACAGCTATAGCAACCAATGCTGGCACTAAGGTAAGCCAATCAGCCAAAGTGGCCTCCTGTTTTTATTATTATATTAATTATTGTAAAGGCTAGAATACTAGTATGAAATAGGTTGTTTTACCATGATGAATATTATGGCGGCAGTGCTAACAGCTACGCGATAGTGAATTAATTGCAACTGCTTATTATTATCTTAGCTGGTTAGTTAACCTAACCAGCTAGACTATAACCGTGAGGTTTTATGTAGCTAAATAGTTTAAAAAAGGTTTATATCTCTATAAAGCAGGTTGCTGATGCTTAAAATACTAACGATTTAACTGTTGGTGCCAACTTAATAAAGCGTCTAATTGCTTAGTAACAAGGCCTTGGAGCCTTTCGTCTATTAAGTCGCCGTTATTATCAAAACTACCACTAAATGCATTAGCGAATACTTCTGGCTGGTTTAGCGGATAGAGGTTTAAAAAGACACAAACTTGGCGTAAGTGATATTGAGCACGAGAGGTGCCCATGCCACCGCCTGAACCCATAATAGCTACAGCTTTACCGGTTAGCATATGATTATCTGGCTCTCTTGATGCCCAGTCTAAAGCGTTCTTTAATGCTGGCGCTATAGAGTAATTATATTCTGGACAGGCAAAGATCAGAGCATCGGCTTGGCTAATTTGCTGTAGCAAAGTTTGCACTGCTGCTGGCTTTTCAGCTAAATCAGCATTATAAAAAGGCACGTCAATTAAATCGGCTACATGGATTTTCATCCCTTCAGGGGCATGAGCTTGGGCATAACGTACCAAACCATGGTTAGTTGACTTGGCGCGTAAACTACCGCAAATAGCTAAAACATTTATACTCATTCATTACTCCAGTTAATAATCAGCTATCAGTCCAATAGCTTACTATAAGAAATTATTGTAGCGCAATTAGTTAAACTAGCAGTATTTAATCATATTAAGTGTATAAATAAGTGTTAAGTGTAACTTTACTTATAGATACAAAAGATAAGGCTGGCGCTGTTGTTTAAATTGGCTTAATTCGGCTTGCCAGCTTTGGCGGATCTGTTTTTCGCTTAAGCCTTGCTCAATTTGTAAACGAAGTTTATTAGTTCCAGCTAGTTTATCCATAAAGCTCTCTGAGCTAAAAAATACCGCATTATGCTGTTTAAACAACTGATACCAATTAATAAGATAACTTAAATTCAAACCTTGGCTGTGAACTTGGCGTAAATCTTGGCCTAAAACCTGTGTATTCATTAAAGGCGGAGTTAAAGCTGCACCCGGTGTAGAGACGGGCGTAAAACAAAAGTTAGCTAAACTAAATTTGTCGTAGCCAATAACCTGAAAAGGGAAATCAGTGCCACGGCCGATACTTAACGGCGTAGCCTCAAAAAAACCAAGCGAGGGGTACAGCGCTATGGCTTGATCATTAGGTAAATTGGGGCTGGGTTTAACGGGTAATGAATAGGCCATATCACGGCGATAATTGGCAAGCGGGATTACCGTTAGCTGTAGGTTATCGGCTTGCTCAATCCAGGCTTCACCTTTTATCATTAAGGCTAACTCGCCTACTGTCATGCCGTGCAATAAAGGAATAGGGTGCATGCCAACAAAGGATTGATAGGCTAAATCTAACACTGGGCCATCTATAAAGGCTGCATTAGGGTTTGGCCTGTCTAGCACGAGTAATGGAATCTTAGCTGTCGCGGCCGCTTGCATAAAGTAATGTAACGAGCTGATATAAGTGTAATAGCGCACGCCGACATCTTGAATATCAAAAACTAACACATCAATATTGGCTAATTGTGTTGGCGTAGGCGCTTTGTTGGCGCCGTATAACGAGACAATTTTCAGCCCGGTTTTGCTATCTATGCTGTTATTAACCTGAGCGCCTGCATCATAATTACCTCTAAAGCCGTGCTCTGGCGCGAAAATAGTCTCTATATTGATATTCTGTTGCAGCAATAAATCCACTAGGTGCAGATCGTTGACAGTTGCAGTTTGGTTAACCAGTAAACCGACTCTTTTGTTAGCTAATAATGGCAAGTAAAGATCGAGTTGAGCCGCGCCTATAGTTAGCTCTGTGCTAGCTGCTTGTTTTTTTACGCTATCAACCGGCAATGCTTGGCTACAAGCACTAATTAACAGCACAAGTAGCAGTAGCGCACCTTGGCTAGCTGTTGCCAATAATTTAGCT
This window harbors:
- a CDS encoding EAL and HDOD domain-containing protein, coding for MYGYVARQPIFAADKTLYGYELLFRNGEVNSFPNIDADEATSKLLMQHHLLLGVENITANKLAFINFSADTLLYRFPAFINPASTVIEILETVPATPELLAVCQSLHSQGYKLALDDHDFDPKWDEFLPYISYIKVDVLQFNILQISRYLRRIAKYPLLLLAEKVETAEQFEKLKMLGFHLFQGYLFARPEMLKQKQLS
- a CDS encoding EAL and HDOD domain-containing protein; translation: MIAEASKVELDFDLLANICQRDLGLSYKLLRFVNNSLFAARQPISSLKLAMVSMGEPELKKFLALLALANLSDSAQDNRLTTALVRARFCDLLAIQKRLSSNPPSAFLTGLFSNVHEIIEQPQQLMLDQLPLELEIKQALLMGTGLLGQMLQLTLAFERGDWEQTIALEQQIKGIAELAEVYQEAVRWADSVLLN
- the rmuC gene encoding DNA recombination protein RmuC, with amino-acid sequence MQSIQWNTDFIIILAMTCFVASALSCLLTYLLNQRRVAVLQAKLQDNAISFSRLEQQLIAAHTSQQDIEQRLQLALNSNAQLQQQLSHEGKKAQMFETATQQAKEYITELKSQSEQQQLKLTNLQAEHLQLTKLHAELNTSLQQRERHFEQQLAQLADNKQVLSKEFENLANKIFEEKGKTFTDTSKHSIDIMLKPFREQIDAFQKRVNEVHDSATRGNANLNAEIKKMLDIGISMSTEANNLTSALKGDSQQRGAWGEAQLQRTLEMSGLVQDAHFSVQTGFKDSEGKQKQTDFLIKLPDNKHIIIDSKVSLIAYDRAIAAETNEAYQLAMTEHIKAVRRHIDDLASKDYTNLIGMHSPSFVLMFMPIEPAYIEALKHNKDLFEYGYKQNIVLVSHTTLIPILRTVSNLWMIERSNTEAREISERAAEVYNQVCLVAERLQKLGITLNTVSNHYNSTVTALAGQQGLYGKVDRFSQLSTKVSKTLPQLETSHRDFESERLSMIIEPIADSSEIEPG
- a CDS encoding efflux RND transporter periplasmic adaptor subunit, which codes for MTLKLKLLATAAVSLVLLACSEPEQAQAQQPVPEVEVITLATASVGLKTELPGRTIEFRQAEIRPQVSGILQQRLFREGQQVEVGQVLYQIDAATYQAALASAKANLASAKAGQLNANNKAKRIKGLLDSKVVSQQDFDDANALMMQADAAVASAEAALQTAQINLDYTEIKAPISGRIGRSAVTEGALLTANQAQGLATIRQLNPIYVDLTQSSTELLKLKRQLTAQDKQQVSVDLILDDGSKYGHQGSLEFSEVNVDPSTGMVTLRAVFDNSEADLLPGMFVRAVLNHGTNDNAILVPQAAISRTPKGDAMVMIVTANNQVESRLVQLGQSTKGNWVAEGGVQAGERVIISGLQKVRPGATVRAVSASNNSTNTATQ
- a CDS encoding efflux RND transporter permease subunit: MANFFINRPIFAWVIAIVIMLAGLLSIKQLPIEQYPSIAPPAVTISASYRGASAQTAEDAVTQVIEQAMNGLDNLMYMSANTDSLGNVSITLTFETGTDGDIAQVQVQNKLQQALPLLPQEVQQQGVRVAKSNGSFLMVVGFISHNEKMSREDIADYVVANIKDPLSRTEGVGNVVVFGSQYAMRIWLDANKLNQFNMTPSDVTAAIRVQNNQVTAGQLGGAPALEGQQYNAAILAQTRLTSVEEFSNILLRVNQDGSLVRLADVARVELGGENYSVKARYNGNIATGIAIELATGANALDTAAAVKQRIAELSPYFPEGVTTVIPYDTTPFVEISISSVVQTLIEAIILVFLVMYLFLQNFRATLIPTLAVPVVLLGTFGIMAAFGFTINTLTMFGMVLSIGLLVDDAIVVVENVERVMTEEGLSAVEATRKSMGQITGALIGIGLVLSAVFVPMAFFGGATGAIYKQFSITIVSAMALSVLVAIIFTPALCATMLKQNKNGHVKKGGFFGWFNRGFDSTNHKYQRGVAGMLKRPVRSMMVYGAIIIVMIVMFMRLPSSFLPSEDQGIFITMVQLPTGASQERTEAVMTKIANYYKGEEAVESAFTVSGFSFSGQGQNVGLAFVRLKDWDERDASQSVNAVIGRAMGYFSTVKEAQIFAFNLPPIAALGNATGFTLFLQDRAGLGHEALLNARNQLLGMAAQEPTLMGVRPNGMEDAAQLQVDIDQLKAQALGVSPADINQTLSIGWGSNYVNDFVDRGRVKKVFVQADAKFRMKPEDINNWYVRNKAGDMVNFASFASSRWVYGPQRLERYNGVSAMEIQGEPAPGISSGDAMLKMEQLIANLPDGIDFEWTSTSYQEKQSGSQAPALYALSILVVFLCLAALYESWSIPFAVILVVPLGIVGALAATFIRGLENDVYFQVGLLTTMGLASKNAILIVEFARELQQQGKGIIEAILEAVRLRLRPIIMTSMAFSLGVLPLVISSGAGSASRNAIGTGVLGGMITATVLAIFLVPVFYLVIMKIFDKEHAETK
- a CDS encoding TetR family transcriptional regulator, whose translation is MARRTKADAEGTRAAILDAAESLFYQHGVSQTTLAKIAQQANVTRGAIYWHFENKADLFNAMLERVRLPFQHLLADINKDETSDPFTQIRQLMINCLRLVANSEQHHRVLTIVFHRCEYIDELNPVVTKQDELDTRAIAVLEQAFNRAEQAGLLREDVCPRLAALSLHMYIGGIISHFLLKPLHCDLSSDAPALVDTMLLGLKKPAS
- a CDS encoding M15 family metallopeptidase produces the protein MRPFLTLTKLALFSAALASSASAGSPPIPTNFVDVTSLAPSIQVHMAYFTTNNFVGTVVDGYKANKCYLHLDAAQALANAQQAAMRQGYSLWLYDCYRPQRAVDHFMRWAADLADTQTQAEFYPNLAKNTLVGDYIAQKSGHSRGSTVDLTLAKKDPSGQWQVLDTGSPFDLFDPISNVGASGISAKQEANRQLLLELMTKAGFKVYSMEWWHFTHQPPAYTETYFDFVVQ